CGTCCACGCGAACAGGTCGCGATTGCGCCACAAGGTGGCCCTGAGCCGTTCTTCCACCTTCGGGTCCATTCCCCGGGCGATAAGCGTTGTCTGGGTAGGATCCGTACCGATCAGGACCGGGGTCGTCTCGCCAATTGGCTCCAGGCGATCGTCGGTGTTGGTCCGGGGGTCCAAATCGGTCATGGCGACCTCCGATCTGCTGGTTTTCTGTTTTACTTCTCTAGGAAACATCTTTAGACCCGTAGCGTAACATTCCCTAGCCGTCCGCTGATCTGCCCGAACCGTGCAGATCGTCCGAACGGAGGTAGGATATTTAAGCGTCAGGTGGGGGTGGATACTATGGCGCCGAACGTGTTGAGACATGGCCGCCCCAACAGGGCGTTGTAGGAAGTGTTCGCTTCTACCAGCAGAAATCGAACTTTCCTCTCCTCGCTGGAGCGGCTAGTGCCCAAACGAATCCTTAAGTCGAGGTAGCCTCGGGTGTCTACCCTTTCTCCAGCGAATCCCACCAGCTGCTCACCGAACGGGACGATGAGGTCCTCCGAAATATCCATCTGCTGGAAAGTCTTCCAGTAGAGGATGTTCACCGAACTACCTTGGTCTACTAGTACCTTGCTTACTTCATATCGTGCTATCTCCACGGTGATGACCATGGGATCGTCTTGTTCGGGGTCGGGGGCGTGGAAATCTTCATCTGTGAAGGTGATGGGGAGCATGGTTCTTTTGGGGACCTCTACTGCGTGAATGGACCGCAGTGTTCTGATACTTCGTTTTCGAGCGGACGAAGACTGTCCTCCGCCTGCGAATCCCCCCGAGATGGTGTTTATAACTCCCCTCAATGGCCGATTGCGGGCTCTATCCTGGCTCCTGCTGCGCGACCTTCTCCCTTCATCCCTCCGGTTCCCAGCGTACCACTCATTGTAACAGTCAGAGGATCGGTGGTTCCTCTCTGACCGAGGAGGACTCCTGGTGTACGCTCTCTTCTCTCCCCCGCGTGGATAGCTTTGTCTTACATACCCCCTCTTTTCGCCCTCCGCCCGATCTTCCGCCGGTCGGTGGCCTTTGACATACTGCTGTAAAAGTCCGGCTCTGATCATTTCTTCAATCTTGTCCTTTAACGTCACACAATCCTCAGTGTTGTGACCCATGTTCTGGTGGTAAAGACAGTGTTTTGAGTTATCCGCTCCCGGGGGTGTCGGACGTTGTTGCGGGACCTGCATTACGTGGGTGCTGAGGGATTCCTGCAGTATCCGGGCTCTGGGGGCGTTTAATTGCGTATACTGCGGGAATCGTGGGTTCCGCGGTCCGTCCCTGGTCTTATTGCCACCGGAACGGCCGCCTTGGTTGTCCCGGCGGCTTTCCTTCTCCGCCTTCGCTTCTTGAAGTTCATTTCGGTAACTTTGTTTCATATCTTCCACCCTGATCTCGTCTGCCGTCCGTTGACGTAGTTCTTCCATGCTTCTAGGGGGATTCCGACACACGCTGTCTTTGAACGGTCCGGGACGTAACCCGGGCATGACATGCTGCAACGCCAGCTCCGTACTGAGTCCTTTCACGCGCCGAACGGTTTTCTGGAATCGATCCATGAAGTCTTTCAACGGCTCCTCCTTACCTTGCTTGAGGTTCATCAGGTCAACTATCGTGGCTTCCTGCGTCCGACAGGCGGCAAACTGATTTTTAAACATGTTGCTCAATCCCTTGAAGTTTTCTATGGAGCCGTCCGGAAGGGAGTCGAACCATTCCAGCGCCTCTCCCTCTAGAGACAACGAGAATGCTCTACACCAGATGGCATCGCAGCCGGTACGAAACGCCATTGCATTTGTGAAGGATTTGACGTGGGCCTCGGGGTCGGACGTCCCGTTGTATGTTTTGAACTGCGGGGGAATGAACCTATCGGGTATCTGCACTTCCATTATCGCCCGCGCAAAGGGCACCGGCACGGAGGGTGTCTCGTCCTTTATCAGAATGGCACTTTCTCCTTTCTCCCCCCCATCTTTGTTATTCTCGTTTTTCCGAACATTGCTATGCCCCTCTCCCTCGTCTTCCAACGGCTTGGTTCGTTCTTTCTCTCCGTTCGCCTGGGTGGTCTGCTCCCTCATCTGGGCTAGGCACTCAGCCC
This genomic interval from Vigna radiata var. radiata cultivar VC1973A chromosome 8, Vradiata_ver6, whole genome shotgun sequence contains the following:
- the LOC106770532 gene encoding uncharacterized protein LOC106770532; this encodes MVTTRNTVEDPNGVIRALELRMEEMQRRHEEMQKKHEEEMAAVRAECLAQMREQTTQANGEKERTKPLEDEGEGHSNVRKNENNKDGGEKGESAILIKDETPSVPVPFARAIMEVQIPDRFIPPQFKTYNGTSDPEAHVKSFTNAMAFRTGCDAIWCRAFSLSLEGEALEWFDSLPDGSIENFKGLSNMFKNQFAACRTQEATIVDLMNLKQGKEEPLKDFMDRFQKTVRRVKGLSTELALQHVMPGLRPGPFKDSVCRNPPRSMEELRQRTADEIRVEDMKQSYRNELQEAKAEKESRRDNQGGRSGGNKTRDGPRNPRFPQYTQLNAPRARILQESLSTHVMQVPQQRPTPPGADNSKHCLYHQNMGHNTEDCVTLKDKIEEMIRAGLLQQYVKGHRPAEDRAEGEKRGYVRQSYPRGGEKRAYTRSPPRSERNHRSSDCYNEWYAGNRRDEGRRSRSRSQDRARNRPLRGVINTISGGFAGGGQSSSARKRSIRTLRSIHAVEVPKRTMLPITFTDEDFHAPDPEQDDPMVITVEIARYEVSKVLVDQGSSVNILYWKTFQQMDISEDLIVPFGEQLVGFAGERVDTRGYLDLRIRLGTSRSSEERKVRFLLVEANTSYNALLGRPCLNTFGAIVSTPT